Within Williamwhitmania taraxaci, the genomic segment TGCTACAGCAAGGCAAGCTACAAAAAGAAATAGCCCTGTTTATCAACCGAAGCCCTTCCGTGATATCCCGGGAGATTCGCAGGAACAGGGATGCCAAAACGGGCATTTACGAGAGCAACGTGGCGCAGCGTGC encodes:
- a CDS encoding helix-turn-helix domain-containing protein — encoded protein: MAHINQEQRYVITLMLQQGKLQKEIALFINRSPSVISREIRRNRDAKTGIYESNVAQRA